DNA sequence from the Lysinibacillus sp. OF-1 genome:
GCATCGCAATAGGTGCATTTTTTGGTACGTATAATTTTTGGATTCTAGTTCGACGTATGGAGAAGTTTGACAGATCCATTAGTGAAGGGAAGAAAATAGGCTCACTTGGTACAGCACTTCGCTTTGGATCAGGTGTTGCGGCAGTCGCAATAGCCATTTCGTTGCCAAACTATTTTCACTTAATTAGCACGGTTATAGGGCTAATGATTCCGTACGTTTTTCTCTTTGTCGAGAGAATTGTGTCACATGTAAGGAACCGCTAATGTGCTTTAAATTAGAAAGAGAGGTGAAAAATAACAATGAATCATGAAGCTCCGTTACTAGAAGTCGGTTTTTTAACATTTAACTTATCAACAGTTATGATGTTACTAGTTGCAGCAATTATCGTATTTTTAATTGCCTTTATTTCAACTAGAAGCCTAAAGTTAAAACCTACTGGTATGCAAAACTTTATGGAATGGATTATGGATTTCGTTAAGAATATTATTAAAAGCAACATGGACTGGAAAACTGGTGGTCGATTCCACGTTCTAGCCATTACGCTAATTATGTTTATCGCAGTATCTAACTTACTAGGTCTTCCATTCTCTATCGTCTATGATCATCAGCTATGGTGGAAATCACCAACAGCTGACCCTACAGTTACGATGACATTGGCAGCAATGATTTTAGTCTTAACGCAATACTATGGTGTTAAAATGAAGGGTACAGGTCATTATGTTGGTACATTCTTCAAACCAATGTCATTCATGTTTCCGCTGAAAATAGTAGAAGAATTTGCAAACACATTAACATTAGGTTTACGTCTTTACGGTAACATTTACGCGGGTGAGATTTTACTTGGCTTACTTGCAGGTTTAGCATCATCAGGTGCTGTGGGATTCATCGGGGCAATCGTTCCTATGATGGCATGGCAAGGTTTCTCAATTTTCATCGGCTTTATCCAAGCCTTTATCTTCACAATGTTAACAATGGTTTACATGGCTCATAAAGTGAGCGATGACCATTAATATAAAGCATATATCCTATGCTTGAATCACAAAAAAACAAACAATTCCAAGGAGGAAATTTTCAAATGACAGGTTCATTAGGTTTATTAGCAGCAGCAATCGCAATCGGTTTAGGTGCACTTGGTGCAGGTATTGGTAACGGTCTTATCGT
Encoded proteins:
- a CDS encoding ATP synthase subunit I, translating into MLDLHHIFAVQKRALFFLLALCALGWGFTPYQTVFAGIAIGAFFGTYNFWILVRRMEKFDRSISEGKKIGSLGTALRFGSGVAAVAIAISLPNYFHLISTVIGLMIPYVFLFVERIVSHVRNR
- the atpB gene encoding F0F1 ATP synthase subunit A, with protein sequence MNHEAPLLEVGFLTFNLSTVMMLLVAAIIVFLIAFISTRSLKLKPTGMQNFMEWIMDFVKNIIKSNMDWKTGGRFHVLAITLIMFIAVSNLLGLPFSIVYDHQLWWKSPTADPTVTMTLAAMILVLTQYYGVKMKGTGHYVGTFFKPMSFMFPLKIVEEFANTLTLGLRLYGNIYAGEILLGLLAGLASSGAVGFIGAIVPMMAWQGFSIFIGFIQAFIFTMLTMVYMAHKVSDDH